In Salvelinus namaycush isolate Seneca unplaced genomic scaffold, SaNama_1.0 Scaffold1700, whole genome shotgun sequence, a single window of DNA contains:
- the LOC120037336 gene encoding myosin-4-like gives MSTDAEMQIYGKAAIYLRKSEKERMEAQAAPFDSKNACYVTDKVELYLKGLVTARADGKCTVTVTKPDGSKEEGKEFKDADIYEMNPPKYDKIEDMAMMTYLNEASVLYNLKERYAAWMIYTYSGLFCATVNPYKWLPVYDEEVVNAYRGKKRVEAPPHIFSVSDNAFQFMMIDKENQSVLITGESGAGKTVNTKRVIQYFATIAVSGGKKEADPNKMQL, from the exons ATGAGTACGGACGCTGAGATGCAAATCTACGGCAAGGCTGCCATATACCTCCGTAAATCTgagaaggagaggatggaggCACAAGCCGCACCCTTTGATTCAAAAAACGCCTGCTATGTGACAGACAAGGTGGAGCTGTACCTTAAGGGTTTAGTCACTGCCAGGGCCGACGGGAAGTGTACTGTGACAGTTACCAAACCTGACGGCAGTAAGGAG GAAGGAAAAGAGTTCAAAGATGCAGACATCTATGAGATGAACCCCCCTAAGTACGACAAGATTGAGGACATGGCCATGATGACCTACCTGAATGAAGCCTCTGTGTTGTATAACCTCAAAGAGCGTTATGCAGCATGGATGATCTAT ACCTACTCTGGGCTCTTCTGTGCCACGGTGAACCCCTACAAGTGGCTCCCTGTGTACGACGAAGAGGTTGTCAACGCCtacagagggaagaagagggtgGAGGCTCCACCCCATATCTTCTCCGTCTCTGACAACGCCTTTCAGTTCATGATGATTG ataaGGAGAACCAGTCCGTCCTGATTAC TGGAGAATCCGGTGCAGGAAAGACTGTCAACACCAAGCGTGTCATCCAGTACTTTGCCACCATTGCAGTGTCTGGTGGCAAGAAGGAAGCAGACCCCAACAAAATGCAG CTGTGA